One region of Zingiber officinale cultivar Zhangliang chromosome 7B, Zo_v1.1, whole genome shotgun sequence genomic DNA includes:
- the LOC122004884 gene encoding putative serine/threonine-protein kinase codes for MLIADRLDRPNRSPLRANMEPALQALIASLVSFLFVSLIFAVLVLICRDASKSRLSDVEGVLALRSLGRTRSLHLPYAAEESSASYDPSLNDIAMSELVAATRDFAADGIIGDGSFGFVYKARLSSGVTVAVKRLSKDAAHGVREFKAEMDTLGRIRHPNLVRMLGFCVAGRDRVLVYEYVKHGSLDQWLHEEEDDEGRPRSLPWRTRLGIVRGVAAGLTFLHDCCQPAVIHRDIKASNVLLDEGFEARITDFGLARLVEAPRTHVSTQVAGTMGYMAPEYWEGATVATVKGDVYSFGILMLEVATGRRPNLGVRQEGGGGKKEMLLAKWARAMVEQGRIPEILDSEMGSEDVEESEVTAYLKVAFRCTEDSSRKRPSMREVLADLNQF; via the coding sequence ATGCTCATTGCCGATCGTCTTGACCGCCCAAATCGGAGTCCACTGCGAGCGAACATGGAGCCGGCTCTCCAGGCGCTGATCGCCTCCCTAGTCAGTTTCCTCTTCGTCTCCCTCATCTTCGCCGTCCTCGTCCTCATCTGCCGCGACGCCTCTAAGTCCCGCCTTTCCGACGTCGAGGGGGTGCTGGCCCTCCGCTCGCTCGGCCGCACGCGCTCCTTGCACCTTCCCTATGCCGCCGAGGAGAGTAGCGCCTCGTACGACCCGTCCCTAAATGATATCGCCATGTCGGAGCTGGTCGCGGCCACCAGGGACTTCGCGGCGGACGGAATCATCGGCGACGGCAGCTTCGGGTTCGTCTACAAGGCGCGACTGTCGTCGGGCGTTACGGTCGCGGTGAAGCGGCTCTCCAAGGACGCCGCGCACGGCGTGCGCGAGTTCAAGGCGGAGATGGACACCCTAGGGCGGATCCGCCACCCGAACCTGGTGCGCATGCTAGGGTTCTGCGTCGCCGGCCGCGACCGCGTGCTGGTCTACGAGTACGTGAAGCACGGCAGCCTGGACCAGTGGCTGCACGAGGAGGAGGACGACGAGGGGCGTCCGAGGTCGCTGCCGTGGCGGACGCGGCTGGGGATCGTGCGCGGGGTGGCGGCCGGGCTGACCTTCCTCCACGATTGCTGCCAGCCGGCGGTGATCCACCGCGACATCAAGGCCAGCAACGTGCTGCTCGACGAGGGGTTCGAGGCGCGGATCACCGACTTCGGACTGGCGCGGCTGGTGGAGGCGCCCCGCACGCACGTGTCGACGCAGGTCGCAGGGACGATGGGGTACATGGCGCCGGAGTACTGGGAGGGAGCGACCGTGGCGACGGTGAAGGGGGACGTGTACAGCTTCGGGATACTGATGCTGGAGGTGGCGACGGGGCGGCGGCCGAACCTGGGCGTGCGGCAGGAAGGGGGCGGCGGAAAGAAGGAGATGCTGCTGGCGAAATGGGCGCGGGCAATGGTGGAGCAGGGCCGGATCCCGGAGATACTCGACAGCGAGATGGGGAGCGAAGACGTGGAAGAGAGCGAGGTGACGGCGTACCTGAAAGTGGCCTTCCGCTGCACCGAAGACTCTTCCAGGAAAAGGCCCTCCATGAGAGAGGTATTAGCTGACCTAAACCAGTTCTAA
- the LOC122004885 gene encoding uncharacterized protein LOC122004885 isoform X2, protein MSCLDHPSISRFHLDRRSPRSLEAEVHGTWISGARILPNVTVDMVDGFTGFRGSLLAGRWRWRTRWNPLQKTKKKLLDDRADVVAGGRDKLPNAIPLVLPLPEFLSSCPLPPGIRQQSPERKEKEVEKSNFLSDVPTKILNSSPLPSVTEHQGASNDSEIGSEELKLSFCCANANFKLLDCATRNETAEP, encoded by the exons ATGTCGTGCCTGGATCACCCCAGCATCAGCCGCTTCCACCTCGATCGCCGTTCGCCTCGCTCCCTCGAAGCAGAAG TTCATGGGACATGGATTTCGGGAGCAAGGATTCTGCCGAACGTTACTGTGGACATGGTGGACGGATTTACAGGCTTCCGTGGCTCTCTACTAGCAGGGCGATGGAGATGGAGAACCCGTTGGAACCCGTTgcagaagacaaagaagaaacttCTC GATGACCGTGCGGATGTAGTAGCAGGCGGTCGTGATAAATTGCCCAATGCGATCCCTTTGGTGCTGCCTTTGccggaatttttaagttcatgcCCTTTGCCACCCGGAATCCGGCAGCAGAGCCCGGAGAGGAAGGAGAAGGAAGTAGAGAAATCAAACTTTCTTTCTGATGTGCCAacgaaaattttgaattcttcgCCTCTGCCATCAGTAACGGAGCACCAAGGTGCTTCAAATGATTCAGAAATCGGAAGTGAAGAACTCAAGCTGTCTTTCTGTTGTGCCAATGCGAATTTCAAACTCCTTGACTGTGCGACTAGAAATGAAACAGCAGAGCCATGA
- the LOC122004883 gene encoding protein ROH1-like, whose product MPTADFHGSSAPFALAGRTLLSLRRDHSANPMDRRHADSGEQRELDAFQQQVADLFNDLAGGDDEILSISWLRRLLDTFLVCQEEFRGILFGHRRPPATIDRLVSDFFERAVKALDICNAVRDGIEQVRQWRKHIEIVLVALDPHQREFGEGQLRRAKKALCDIAILMLDEKDSGSIVSHRNRSFGRNGGSSYSSSSGSGGRRSHFRSLSWSVSRSWSAARQLQAIGNNLSAPRSHEMAETAGFAVPVYTISSVLIFVMWSLVAAIPCQDRGLQIHFSIPRAYLWAPPVLALYDRIVEESKKKERKNSIGLLKEIHQIEKCVHHLMDVIDVTQLPLTEEKDIEVRQQMQELTQVHATIKECLDPLERQVREVFLRIVRSRTEGLDFLKISD is encoded by the coding sequence ATGCCCACCGCGGACTTCCATGGGTCATCTGCCCCCTTCGCTTTGGCGGGGCGTACGCTCCTGAGCCTTCGCCGTGATCACTCCGCCAATCCGATGGATCGACGCCACGCCGACTCCGGCGAGCAGCGGGAGCTGGACGCTTTCCAGCAACAGGTAGCGGACCTCTTTAACGATCTTGCCGGTGGAGACGACGAGATCTTATCCATTTCCTGGCTGCGGAGGCTTCTGGACACGTTCCTCGTGTGCCAGGAGGAGTTCCGGGGGATCTTATTCGGCCACCGCCGCCCCCCGGCCACGATCGACCGCCTGGTTTCCGACTTCTTTGAGCGCGCCGTGAAGGCGCTCGACATTTGCAACGCCGTGCGCGACGGCATCGAGCAAGTGCGGCAGTGGCGGAAGCACATCGAGATCGTGCTCGTGGCCCTCGATCCGCACCAGCGGGAATTCGGGGAGGGACAGCTCCGCCGGGCCAAGAAAGCGCTGTGCGACATCGCGATCCTCATGCTGGACGAGAAGGACTCCGGTTCCATTGTCTCCCATCGAAATCGTTCCTTCGGACGTAATGGAGGCTCCTCTTACTCGTCAAGCAGCGGGTCCGGTGGCCGCCGCTCGCACTTCCGCTCCCTCTCCTGGAGCGTCTCTCGTTCCTGGTCTGCAGCCCGACAACTGCAGGCCATTGGGAACAACCTATCCGCACCTCGTAGCCATGAGATGGCTGAAACAGCTGGATTTGCAGTGCCCGTTTACACGATCAGCTCAGTCCTCATCTTTGTGATGTGGTCTCTGGTGGCGGCGATTCCCTGCCAAGATCGTGGTCTCCAGATCCACTTTTCCATTCCTCGGGCTTACCTGTGGGCGCCTCCTGTCTTGGCCCTTTATGATAGAATAGTAGAGGAGtcaaagaagaaggagaggaagaattcTATTGGCCTGTTGAAGGAAATTCACCAGATCGAGAAGTGCGTGCATCACTTGATGGACGTTATAGATGTTACCCAGCTCCCCTTGACAGAGGAGAAGGACATCGAAGTGAGGCAGCAGATGCAGGAGCTGACCCAAGTCCATGCAACCATAAAGGAGTGTCTTGATCCTTTGGAACGTCAGGTCAGGGAAGTTTTCCTTCGGATAGTACGAAGCCGCACTGAAGGATTGGATTTCCTGAAGATTTCTGATTGA
- the LOC122004885 gene encoding uncharacterized protein LOC122004885 isoform X1 translates to MLFFLSSRKVAASCTSSSASPSLRCQHLLPEATPALEDRSILFGRHPNCHVVPGSPQHQPLPPRSPFASLPRSRSSWDMDFGSKDSAERYCGHGGRIYRLPWLSTSRAMEMENPLEPVAEDKEETSHQDDRADVVAGGRDKLPNAIPLVLPLPEFLSSCPLPPGIRQQSPERKEKEVEKSNFLSDVPTKILNSSPLPSVTEHQGASNDSEIGSEELKLSFCCANANFKLLDCATRNETAEP, encoded by the exons ATGCTTTTCTTTCTGTCCTCAAGAAAGGTGGCAGCATCCTGCACATCTTCCTCAGCCTCCCCGTCCCTCCGGTGCCAACATCTGCTGCCGGAGGCAACGCCAGCCCTCGAAGACCGTTCGATCCTCTTCGGTCGGCACCCCAATTGTCATGTCGTGCCTGGATCACCCCAGCATCAGCCGCTTCCACCTCGATCGCCGTTCGCCTCGCTCCCTCGAAGCAGAAG TTCATGGGACATGGATTTCGGGAGCAAGGATTCTGCCGAACGTTACTGTGGACATGGTGGACGGATTTACAGGCTTCCGTGGCTCTCTACTAGCAGGGCGATGGAGATGGAGAACCCGTTGGAACCCGTTgcagaagacaaagaagaaacttCTCATCAG GATGACCGTGCGGATGTAGTAGCAGGCGGTCGTGATAAATTGCCCAATGCGATCCCTTTGGTGCTGCCTTTGccggaatttttaagttcatgcCCTTTGCCACCCGGAATCCGGCAGCAGAGCCCGGAGAGGAAGGAGAAGGAAGTAGAGAAATCAAACTTTCTTTCTGATGTGCCAacgaaaattttgaattcttcgCCTCTGCCATCAGTAACGGAGCACCAAGGTGCTTCAAATGATTCAGAAATCGGAAGTGAAGAACTCAAGCTGTCTTTCTGTTGTGCCAATGCGAATTTCAAACTCCTTGACTGTGCGACTAGAAATGAAACAGCAGAGCCATGA